Proteins encoded together in one Halothermothrix orenii H 168 window:
- a CDS encoding metallophosphoesterase, whose protein sequence is MRIYAIGDLHLSFENKVIPGDWEKVSQYKPMSLFGDKWVEHYRKIYKNWKAEVTCKDLVLVPGDISWAMKLEEAVYDLEFIGSMPGKKIFIRGNHDYWWSGISKVRSILPDGCFALQNDCLEFEGVSITGTRGWICPNEDNFTEHDEKVYKREVNRLKLSLESIKNTDKKKIVMMHYMPVNENHEHNDFIKVMIDYNVDICIYGHLHGEDSHKIRLPEEKWGIRFYLVSSDFLNFKPLRII, encoded by the coding sequence ATGAGAATTTATGCAATTGGAGATTTGCATTTATCTTTTGAGAATAAAGTAATCCCTGGGGACTGGGAGAAGGTTAGTCAATATAAACCCATGTCCCTGTTTGGAGACAAATGGGTTGAACATTACCGGAAAATATATAAAAACTGGAAGGCAGAGGTTACCTGTAAGGACCTGGTGTTGGTTCCCGGTGATATTTCATGGGCTATGAAGCTGGAGGAAGCTGTTTATGACCTTGAATTTATCGGGTCAATGCCCGGTAAAAAAATTTTCATAAGGGGAAACCATGATTACTGGTGGTCAGGGATAAGTAAAGTAAGGTCAATCCTTCCTGATGGTTGTTTTGCTCTGCAAAATGATTGTCTGGAATTTGAAGGGGTTTCTATTACAGGGACCCGGGGGTGGATTTGTCCCAATGAAGATAACTTTACCGAACACGATGAGAAAGTATATAAAAGGGAAGTAAACAGGTTAAAATTGTCTCTGGAGTCTATAAAAAATACTGATAAGAAAAAGATAGTGATGATGCATTATATGCCTGTTAACGAAAACCATGAACATAATGATTTTATTAAGGTTATGATAGATTATAATGTAGATATTTGTATATATGGTCATCTTCATGGGGAGGACTCCCATAAAATAAGGCTGCCTGAAGAGAAATGGGGAATAAGATTTTATCTGGTCAGTTCTGATTTTCTTAACTTTAAGCCCTTAAGGATTATTTAA